In the Glycine max cultivar Williams 82 chromosome 6, Glycine_max_v4.0, whole genome shotgun sequence genome, TCCCAATCcttatcagaaaaaaaaaaaccccaaaTTTATGTTCTATCTAGTTTATGAAATTAGATTTCTTGCGATAACTGGGTTACAAATTTGGCCAGTTAAGTGAATTAAAccattattttacttattcatTTTAAGTATAAGGTATTgattaaaatatgattagttTGATATTAATAAGAGGATGATTATCATTAATGTGTGTCAAAATTTGTGACAGCCGCATATTGAGGTCcctattttatttgtattttgaaagaaaaaactgAAAATCTACCAAAATCGTTgtgtggaaaatattttaaatttgttcacgtattttattttgttaaatcttaATCATATCTTAATTGTGCAACAAGAGAGTTAAGAAACGGTGTCGTTGagaggagtttttttttttttttttttttgtgaatattgagCAGAGACATTGACACACAAATGAGTATAATAGATTTTCCTAATTCCTTTGCTTACAGGGAACTTCCTCGATTCTCTTCTCTtatctcaatcacaatttctctctcttttctctcttctgGTACGCAATATCGTTTTCCATTGCaattctttttctgtttctCCTTTTTTGGTTCATCAATTGATCGCTACCTTCGTAGCAAACCCTAATTTCGTAATttgccttctttttttcttttaaccttTGTTCTCTGCTGCAGAATTATTGTCATGGCTAAGAGCTCATTCAAGATGGAACACCCACTTGGTtcgtttttttctctttatttttgttttaaccaTTTCTGCATGCTATagtgaatttttaattaggaattaaagTTGATGCTTGTAATTCTCGGATAATACTCGAGGGcatttgaattttcatgtttGTGGTTTAATTGGGGctgtgaaatttttatttttgagtctCATTATGTGTCCTCTCTGgaaaattgaacttttttttttactgaattagtaattttgtattttccgcttttttttttcttttttcttttatttagcaTAGCGTGAAAAATGGCCTATGCTATATTACTTAAATATGCACTTTCCTTGCATTTGTTAATTCAGGCTTCGGATGTGTGTTTTACTTTTGGTTTCCACATGATATGATGTGATGATATGTTACTTTACTTCATATGAATTGGGCTGGTTGTTATTAGTGAGCCATGCctttttaatttcatctttaaACTCATGGCGATCTGTTATTTTTGTCTTGGTGAAGAAAAAACTCTATGAACTAAACATCATTAGTGATGTAAAAACTTGCATTTGTTATGCTCCTTTGTTTTCTAATCTGTGCAAACATTTCATGCCAGAGAGGAGGCAGGCTGAAGCATCTCGGATAAGGGAGAAGTATCCCGAAAGAATTCCAGTAAGATCTTATTTTCTGCTGTTTGCATatatcattaattcattatattctcatttttttgcTGATTAATTTGGTTGATGTTTCGATGTAGGTAATTGTTGAAAGGGCAGAGAAGAGTGATGTTCCTGAAATTGATAAGAAAAAGTTAGTTTCTTCTGTTCTTTGGAAAGTGCAATTGTTAATATTGGCACAGTTTATTTACTCCGAGTATTAGTGTTAGTACTTTTTGAATGTCGGATTgcttttactttaaattttgtaaagtaTATTTTATACACTATATATACACTCTTATTTTGTTTGGGTATGGATTGAAGCTATATATACTTTCTATATTGAAGTCTTATACGTATTGTAAACTGTAAGAGGTTTGGATGATTCCTGACTCTCACTTAATATCATCTCACCCCtccaaaattgaaggaaaaaaaaatggctGTGAAAAAATGTTGTTCCAAACTTAGAAGAATGAATAACCTGGCTGGAGCATCGATCTTGCATGAGTATGAGTGTGTTTGATGTGGTCTATGTTTTCATATGCCTTTGTTAACTGTAATAAATGCTTCAAATTCTTACTCCATGGAGAACATTGACAATCATTTGAATGTTCGAGTGAATACATGCCATCTTGTTTCAtctcttttctttcctctttaTTTATGGTGTGTATTATTGTTCTTTTTTGGATGAATGTAGGTATCTGGTCCCTGCTGATTTGACTGTTGGCCAGTTTGTGTATGTGGTGCGGAAGAGAATCAAGCTGAGTCCCGAGAAGGCCATCTTCATTTTTGTTAAGAATATTTTGCCACCAACTGGTAATATATATGGATTTTGTGGGTGTGTATGTGGAATATTATGGTTCTTATGGCTAATTTTGTGAAGTGAGCTGTGATTTTCTGTTTATGCAGCGGCAATGATGTCTGCAATTTATGAGGAAAACA is a window encoding:
- the LOC100500165 gene encoding uncharacterized protein LOC100500165 → MAKSSFKMEHPLERRQAEASRIREKYPERIPVIVERAEKSDVPEIDKKKYLVPADLTVGQFVYVVRKRIKLSPEKAIFIFVKNILPPTAAMMSAIYEENKDEDGFLYMTYSGENTFGLVF